A window from Candidatus Macondimonas diazotrophica encodes these proteins:
- the hldE gene encoding bifunctional D-glycero-beta-D-manno-heptose-7-phosphate kinase/D-glycero-beta-D-manno-heptose 1-phosphate adenylyltransferase HldE has product MHLQDFDFEGIKALVVGDVMLDRYWRGETVRISPEAPVPVVSVAECEDRVGGAGNVAMNLAALGVRTRLLGMCGDDEAGDILGRLLAAAHVEAHLLPVPGLPTITKLRVMSRHQQLLRLDFEQGFADPIGHGLIARFEALLADIDVVVLSDYGKGTLTPVQTLIKAARATGIPVLVDPKGTDFTRYRGASALTPNLAEFLAVAGPCPHLSDFVQAGDAWCRALELERLVVTRGEQGISLFDGATGHEHLPAQAREVFDVTGAGDTVIAVLAAGCARGMPWSAAAELANIAASSVVGRLGTVAINASQLRRAVSEAIGDAHGVMDETALLDAVARARAQGERVVMTNGCFDMLHPGHIRYLRQARALGNRLVVAVNDDDSVRRLKGAQRPVNPLQDRMALLAALDCVDWVVAFSEDTPERLIGVVKPDVLVKGGDYTVDQIAGADGVRAAGGEVRVLPFVGGYSTTGLLERVRRGES; this is encoded by the coding sequence ATGCATTTGCAAGATTTTGATTTCGAAGGAATAAAAGCGCTCGTCGTCGGCGATGTGATGCTGGATCGCTATTGGCGGGGCGAAACGGTGCGCATTTCTCCGGAAGCGCCGGTGCCCGTCGTCAGTGTGGCTGAATGCGAAGATCGGGTCGGCGGCGCCGGCAATGTCGCCATGAATCTGGCCGCCCTCGGGGTTCGCACCCGTCTTTTGGGGATGTGCGGGGATGATGAGGCGGGGGACATTCTGGGTCGGCTGCTTGCTGCGGCCCATGTTGAAGCCCATCTGTTGCCGGTGCCGGGGTTGCCGACCATCACCAAGCTCCGGGTCATGAGTCGCCATCAGCAACTGCTGCGGCTCGATTTCGAACAAGGGTTTGCCGATCCCATTGGCCACGGGCTTATTGCGCGTTTCGAGGCATTGCTCGCCGATATCGATGTGGTGGTTTTGTCCGATTATGGCAAGGGGACGTTGACGCCGGTTCAAACCCTGATCAAGGCCGCTCGGGCGACGGGAATCCCGGTATTGGTCGATCCCAAGGGAACGGACTTCACGCGCTATCGTGGGGCAAGTGCGCTGACGCCGAATCTTGCCGAATTTCTGGCCGTTGCCGGGCCATGTCCGCATCTTTCTGATTTTGTGCAGGCCGGTGATGCCTGGTGTCGCGCGCTTGAACTCGAGCGCTTGGTGGTCACGCGGGGGGAGCAGGGGATCAGTCTTTTCGATGGTGCCACCGGACATGAGCATCTGCCCGCCCAGGCCCGCGAGGTGTTCGATGTCACTGGCGCGGGCGATACGGTGATCGCCGTTCTCGCCGCCGGATGTGCACGAGGGATGCCCTGGTCGGCCGCAGCAGAGTTGGCCAACATCGCCGCCAGTTCGGTGGTTGGCCGCCTGGGAACGGTGGCCATCAATGCGTCGCAGCTGCGCCGGGCCGTCAGCGAAGCCATTGGGGATGCCCATGGGGTCATGGATGAAACGGCATTGCTGGATGCGGTTGCCCGCGCCCGCGCGCAAGGGGAGCGTGTGGTGATGACCAATGGCTGTTTCGATATGTTGCATCCGGGCCATATTCGCTACCTTCGCCAGGCTCGGGCATTGGGAAATCGACTGGTCGTTGCCGTGAACGACGACGACTCGGTGCGCCGTCTGAAGGGTGCGCAACGTCCGGTGAATCCGCTCCAGGACCGGATGGCTTTGCTGGCTGCACTGGATTGCGTTGACTGGGTGGTGGCGTTCAGTGAAGACACGCCGGAACGATTGATTGGTGTCGTGAAGCCGGACGTCCTCGTCAAGGGCGGTGACTACACTGTCGATCAGATCGCCGGCGCCGATGGGGTGCGTGCCGCAGGTGGAGAAGTCAGGGTGCTGCCGTTTGTCGGGGGATATTCCACGACGGGGTTATTGGAACGGGTGCGGCGGGGAGAGAGCTGA
- a CDS encoding TIGR04211 family SH3 domain-containing protein, producing the protein MSPFRYSPLRNFRLARFAVILLVAAALPVLAAPNRFISDQLTVELRLKPGDTMPVTGHIAAGAPVEVVSTSPGGWTQVRTRAGQIGWVRSNQVMDVPPIRPRMDQASREFAELREQNQRLRNQVEALETTALQTGPDLERLRAETQRLRDALKLSQEGLHMAEINQKLREDVASLRLEIQALEQQAERLTDRSRRDNFIAGALVMILGTLAGLAIPRLFGLKRPRQWDRW; encoded by the coding sequence ATGAGTCCATTTCGCTACAGCCCTTTGCGTAATTTCAGGCTAGCCCGATTCGCCGTCATCCTGCTTGTTGCAGCCGCTCTGCCTGTCTTGGCGGCACCGAACCGATTTATCAGCGACCAGTTGACTGTCGAATTGCGCCTGAAGCCTGGGGATACCATGCCCGTGACGGGGCATATCGCCGCCGGCGCTCCCGTGGAGGTCGTCTCCACATCACCCGGTGGCTGGACGCAGGTCCGTACCCGCGCGGGCCAGATCGGCTGGGTACGCAGCAATCAGGTGATGGATGTCCCACCGATCCGGCCACGCATGGATCAAGCCAGCCGAGAATTCGCGGAACTGCGGGAACAGAACCAGCGCTTGCGCAATCAGGTCGAGGCGCTGGAAACCACCGCACTGCAAACCGGACCGGATCTCGAGCGCTTGCGCGCGGAAACCCAGCGGTTGCGAGATGCCTTGAAGCTCTCGCAGGAAGGTTTGCACATGGCGGAGATCAATCAAAAGTTGCGCGAAGACGTTGCCAGCCTTCGCCTCGAAATTCAGGCATTGGAACAACAAGCGGAGCGGCTGACTGACCGGAGCCGCCGGGATAACTTCATCGCCGGCGCTCTGGTCATGATTCTGGGGACGCTTGCCGGTCTGGCCATTCCACGGCTATTCGGTCTCAAACGTCCCCGACAGTGGGATCGCTGGTGA
- the asd gene encoding archaetidylserine decarboxylase (Phosphatidylserine decarboxylase is synthesized as a single chain precursor. Generation of the pyruvoyl active site from a Ser is coupled to cleavage of a Gly-Ser bond between the larger (beta) and smaller (alpha chains). It is an integral membrane protein.), which yields MTQSSRLDQANAWLQDHLPQHALSRLMYGVTRITWRPFKNAFIRAFSAIYDINLDEAVSADPDDYRHFNAFFTRALRADARPLAPGELVIASPVDGLISQIGTINGTTLIQAKGRDFALGDLVGGDEALTQAFSGGSYAVIYLSPRDYHRIHMPLAGTLARTGYIPGKLFSVNDATARSVPNLYARNERVIALFDTGAGPMAVILVGAIFVGSMETVWAGQITPPYRKSPSWSVFADESVRLSRGAELGRFNMGSTVVLLLPPGRTSWKPDRVAGTPVKMGEALGNVTRIE from the coding sequence ATGACTCAATCCAGCCGCCTTGACCAAGCCAATGCCTGGCTACAGGATCATTTGCCTCAGCATGCCCTCTCTCGACTGATGTACGGCGTGACACGGATCACCTGGCGGCCATTCAAGAACGCCTTTATCCGGGCATTCTCCGCCATCTACGACATCAACCTCGACGAAGCGGTCAGCGCCGATCCGGATGACTACCGGCACTTCAATGCCTTTTTCACCCGCGCCCTGCGCGCAGATGCCCGTCCACTGGCTCCAGGCGAGCTCGTGATCGCCAGTCCAGTGGATGGGCTCATCAGCCAGATCGGTACGATCAACGGCACGACCCTGATTCAGGCCAAGGGACGGGATTTTGCACTCGGCGATCTGGTCGGCGGCGATGAAGCGCTCACCCAGGCATTCAGCGGCGGAAGCTATGCCGTCATCTATCTGTCGCCGCGGGACTATCATCGCATCCACATGCCGCTTGCCGGCACCTTGGCACGCACCGGCTACATCCCCGGAAAGCTCTTCAGCGTCAATGACGCGACCGCCCGCAGTGTGCCGAATCTCTATGCCCGCAATGAGCGGGTGATTGCGCTGTTCGACACGGGCGCCGGGCCCATGGCGGTGATCTTGGTCGGGGCGATCTTTGTCGGGAGCATGGAAACGGTCTGGGCCGGCCAGATCACGCCGCCTTATCGAAAAAGCCCCAGCTGGTCCGTGTTTGCCGATGAATCGGTGCGCTTGAGTCGCGGCGCGGAATTGGGACGATTCAATATGGGCTCGACGGTGGTCTTGTTGCTCCCGCCCGGGCGGACCAGCTGGAAACCGGACCGAGTCGCCGGGACGCCGGTTAAGATGGGCGAAGCATTGGGCAATGTGACACGGATCGAGTAG
- the waaA gene encoding lipid IV(A) 3-deoxy-D-manno-octulosonic acid transferase gives MFRRLYTFLLLLLLPVLLTLFAWRLWRRAEYRDRWWQRLGFGFSNVQTGRRPRIWVHAVSVGEVVAATPFIQRLQARYPDWPVVVTTLTPTGGDRVRRNFGDSVTHCYLPLDMPWMVDRLIDGIQPHLAVIMETELWPNLLAACGRRDIPVVVANARISERSLAGYLRLRPLMRELFAHVNCAAAQSVADANRLAQMGLDPARIQVMGNLKFDRDHAASTVSIPDWQAGWGVNRRVWVAGSTHEGEDACLLDALMALRGRWPDLLLVLVPRHPQRFAAVQALLESRGIPYARRSAEEWPSSETPVFLIDTMGELNQLYSAAEFAFIGGSLVPVGGHNALEAVVHGVPVLTGPAVFNFQEIYSALRGVGAAVMVGDTESLAHGAHVWLNDPAAARRAGERGRDWMVANQGALDRLWAVVDPYLASGGGPVAPMSRRLAPMPAGHSVRTQ, from the coding sequence ATGTTTCGTCGGTTGTACACCTTCCTGTTGCTGCTTCTCCTGCCGGTTTTGCTCACGTTGTTCGCTTGGCGTTTGTGGCGTCGCGCGGAATATCGAGATCGCTGGTGGCAGCGACTCGGCTTCGGGTTTTCCAATGTCCAGACCGGCCGCCGGCCTCGCATCTGGGTCCATGCCGTATCGGTTGGCGAAGTCGTGGCGGCCACACCGTTCATTCAGCGGTTGCAGGCACGGTACCCGGACTGGCCGGTTGTGGTGACGACGTTGACCCCCACCGGGGGCGATCGGGTGCGGCGTAATTTCGGCGACAGTGTGACCCACTGTTATTTGCCGCTCGATATGCCGTGGATGGTCGATCGATTGATCGACGGAATCCAGCCCCATCTCGCGGTAATCATGGAAACGGAGCTGTGGCCCAATCTGCTGGCGGCGTGTGGGCGTCGCGATATCCCGGTGGTGGTGGCGAATGCGCGAATTTCCGAGCGTTCCCTGGCCGGCTATCTGAGGTTGCGGCCGCTGATGCGCGAACTGTTTGCGCACGTCAATTGCGCAGCAGCGCAAAGTGTGGCGGATGCCAACCGGCTTGCACAGATGGGACTGGATCCGGCGCGCATTCAGGTGATGGGCAATCTCAAGTTCGATCGTGATCACGCCGCCTCGACGGTGTCGATACCAGACTGGCAGGCGGGTTGGGGCGTAAATCGGCGCGTGTGGGTGGCAGGGAGCACACACGAGGGGGAAGACGCCTGTCTGCTCGATGCCCTGATGGCGCTGCGTGGGCGCTGGCCGGACCTGCTGCTGGTTCTGGTACCGCGCCATCCACAGCGATTCGCTGCGGTGCAGGCGTTACTTGAGTCGCGCGGAATTCCTTACGCCCGGCGCAGTGCCGAAGAATGGCCGAGTTCCGAAACCCCCGTGTTTTTGATCGATACCATGGGGGAGCTGAACCAGCTCTACAGTGCGGCAGAGTTTGCCTTCATTGGCGGCAGTCTGGTACCCGTCGGGGGACACAATGCCCTTGAGGCGGTCGTACATGGCGTACCGGTGCTGACCGGACCGGCGGTCTTCAACTTCCAGGAAATCTATTCTGCGCTGCGTGGGGTCGGTGCGGCCGTCATGGTCGGGGACACCGAGTCCTTGGCTCACGGCGCACATGTCTGGCTCAATGATCCGGCCGCCGCCCGGCGAGCGGGTGAACGCGGAAGAGACTGGATGGTGGCGAATCAGGGCGCTCTGGATCGGTTATGGGCGGTGGTCGATCCCTATCTGGCGTCTGGTGGTGGTCCCGTGGCGCCGATGTCGCGGAGACTGGCCCCGATGCCCGCCGGACATTCAGTGCGCACTCAGTAA
- a CDS encoding DUF6160 family protein — protein MNKFRTLVGLTALAFLPIAAQAEMSMMTYDELAAVEGQAGQYSVSAGSIDLFTFNTATLGGLSVGPIALSGVYGAVNTRAPNLVPTARDRGLTLVNGVILPPVNAAVRTTLIASIPIFGSTVADMVTPIGVTFTP, from the coding sequence ATGAACAAATTCCGCACGTTGGTTGGACTCACCGCTTTGGCGTTTCTGCCCATCGCGGCACAAGCTGAAATGAGCATGATGACCTACGACGAGCTGGCGGCCGTCGAGGGGCAAGCAGGCCAGTATTCCGTCTCAGCCGGTTCAATCGACCTCTTTACATTCAATACCGCCACGCTGGGCGGACTGTCGGTCGGCCCCATTGCATTGTCCGGCGTCTACGGCGCGGTCAATACCCGAGCACCCAATCTGGTTCCCACCGCCCGTGACCGGGGGCTGACGCTCGTCAATGGCGTCATTCTTCCGCCTGTAAACGCCGCCGTCCGCACCACCCTCATCGCCTCCATTCCGATTTTCGGCAGCACGGTGGCCGATATGGTCACCCCGATCGGCGTGACGTTCACACCCTGA
- the prmB gene encoding 50S ribosomal protein L3 N(5)-glutamine methyltransferase, producing MRHLEQVANSLLTLTDCIRWGASQFNAAGLHFGHGTDNALDEAFGLALQAVHLPFDLHPSYLDARLTVEERLAILSLFDRRIRERRPAAYLTGEAWFAGLPFFVDERVLVPRSPLAEWIARGFDPWLDAAAVSRVLDLGTGSGCIAIACAMAFPEAQVDAADIDPGALAVAARNVARHQLENHVHLHQSDVYAGLPAVRYDLIISNPPYVDAADFSDLPPEYRHEPDHALAAGTDGLNVVRQILAGAGDRLNPGGILVVEVGNSAEAVARTWPEVPFTWLAFEHGEDGVFLLTAEQLHDDAVALGAGRTEG from the coding sequence ATGAGGCACCTGGAGCAGGTGGCGAACAGTTTGCTGACGCTGACCGATTGCATCCGCTGGGGCGCCAGCCAGTTCAACGCGGCCGGCCTGCATTTCGGGCATGGCACCGATAATGCCTTGGACGAGGCCTTTGGTCTGGCGTTGCAAGCGGTCCATCTTCCCTTTGATTTGCATCCCAGCTATCTGGATGCCCGGCTGACTGTGGAGGAACGACTCGCCATCCTGAGCCTGTTTGATCGCCGCATCCGCGAGCGCCGGCCGGCGGCCTATCTGACCGGCGAGGCCTGGTTTGCGGGTTTGCCGTTCTTCGTCGACGAGCGGGTGTTGGTGCCGCGCTCGCCGCTGGCCGAATGGATTGCACGCGGCTTCGACCCTTGGCTCGATGCTGCCGCCGTGAGCCGTGTCCTCGACCTCGGAACCGGCAGCGGCTGTATCGCGATTGCCTGCGCCATGGCCTTCCCGGAAGCCCAGGTGGATGCGGCGGACATCGATCCCGGCGCACTGGCCGTCGCGGCGCGCAACGTGGCCCGCCATCAGCTCGAAAACCACGTGCATCTCCATCAGAGTGATGTCTACGCGGGCCTGCCGGCGGTGCGTTATGACCTCATCATCAGCAATCCGCCCTATGTCGATGCCGCCGATTTCAGTGATCTGCCGCCCGAATATCGCCATGAACCGGATCATGCCCTGGCCGCGGGTACCGACGGCCTGAACGTGGTGCGGCAGATTCTCGCGGGCGCCGGCGACCGTCTGAATCCGGGCGGCATCCTGGTCGTTGAAGTGGGCAACAGCGCCGAAGCCGTGGCGCGGACCTGGCCGGAGGTGCCGTTTACCTGGCTCGCATTCGAGCATGGCGAGGATGGGGTCTTCCTCCTCACTGCCGAACAGCTACACGACGATGCCGTGGCGCTGGGCGCGGGCCGGACGGAAGGATAA
- a CDS encoding methyltransferase family protein, whose translation MPSKALHIRHNLAHRRDKYRQFLGIALIALLCVVGAPTTQHVFAVAAGLVMLGMLIRLWASGHIKKDQELAQDGPYALVRHPLYVGNLILLAGFCLASGQWWSYPAAIAVVWGFYPPAIRREDAKLERLFQERWRQWARSTHALIPRFDRLDQCRGGAWSFTQSLRANGEPIIAILLLWGLWTLFQRLV comes from the coding sequence ATGCCCAGCAAGGCCCTGCATATCCGCCACAATCTGGCCCACCGGCGGGACAAATACCGTCAGTTTCTGGGCATTGCATTGATCGCCTTGCTTTGTGTCGTTGGGGCTCCCACCACACAACACGTTTTTGCCGTGGCGGCCGGTCTCGTCATGCTCGGCATGCTCATCCGGCTGTGGGCTTCGGGACACATTAAGAAAGACCAGGAACTGGCTCAGGACGGGCCATATGCATTGGTTCGCCATCCCCTTTATGTCGGAAATCTAATCCTGCTGGCAGGTTTTTGCCTGGCGAGCGGTCAGTGGTGGTCCTATCCCGCCGCAATCGCCGTGGTCTGGGGATTTTACCCACCCGCGATCCGACGCGAAGATGCCAAACTGGAACGCCTGTTCCAAGAGCGCTGGCGCCAATGGGCACGCAGCACCCACGCGCTGATTCCGCGCTTCGATCGGCTGGACCAATGCCGGGGCGGAGCGTGGTCGTTCACCCAAAGCCTGCGTGCCAACGGGGAACCCATCATTGCCATTCTTCTGCTGTGGGGACTCTGGACACTGTTTCAACGCTTGGTCTGA
- a CDS encoding rhodanese-like domain-containing protein: MQSIDVQSLASWLAEDAPPLLLDVREDWEYAIVHLPGCLLIPMGQIQARWESIPRDRPMVVYCHHGLRSAQVVNFLSSRGFDSIYNLTGGIDAWSAQIDPDLPRY; the protein is encoded by the coding sequence ATGCAATCCATCGACGTCCAATCCCTGGCAAGCTGGCTGGCAGAAGACGCCCCGCCCTTGCTGCTCGATGTACGCGAAGACTGGGAATACGCCATCGTCCATCTCCCCGGGTGCCTGCTGATCCCGATGGGTCAGATTCAGGCCCGATGGGAGTCCATTCCGCGTGACCGGCCGATGGTGGTGTATTGCCATCATGGTCTGCGCAGCGCGCAAGTCGTCAACTTCCTGTCCAGTCGCGGATTTGACTCTATCTACAACCTGACCGGCGGAATCGATGCCTGGTCGGCGCAAATCGACCCGGATTTGCCGCGTTACTGA
- a CDS encoding protein-L-isoaspartate O-methyltransferase family protein, which yields MDSKQARSSMVEQQIRTWLVSDARILDLMENLPRERFVPPAYRSLAYADLSIPLGHGHVMEEPKIAARILQALNVDSLDNVLEVGTGSGYLTACLAQLGRQVRSIDIHEAFIRAAALPLTDCGLNNFELECRDLGRGLPGVEQHYDAIVVTGSLPAYHEGFHRALTIGGRLLLIIGTEPVMEAVLFTRVDVDQWVRRSLFETCLPPLENATQPPAFTF from the coding sequence GTGGATTCCAAGCAGGCCCGCAGCAGCATGGTGGAACAGCAGATCCGCACCTGGTTGGTATCGGACGCACGAATCTTGGATCTGATGGAGAATCTGCCCCGCGAACGGTTTGTTCCTCCGGCCTACCGGTCTCTGGCCTATGCCGATCTGTCGATCCCCCTCGGTCATGGCCACGTGATGGAAGAACCGAAGATCGCGGCCCGGATCCTCCAGGCGCTGAATGTCGATTCACTCGATAACGTGCTTGAAGTGGGGACGGGCAGCGGCTATCTCACTGCGTGCCTGGCCCAGCTGGGACGCCAAGTGCGCAGCATCGACATCCATGAAGCGTTTATCCGCGCAGCCGCACTGCCGCTGACTGATTGCGGGCTCAACAACTTCGAACTCGAATGCAGAGACCTGGGCAGAGGATTGCCCGGCGTCGAACAACACTATGACGCAATCGTGGTGACCGGATCGCTACCGGCCTACCACGAAGGTTTCCACAGGGCACTGACGATCGGTGGCCGCCTGCTCTTGATCATCGGCACCGAACCGGTGATGGAAGCCGTGCTGTTCACCCGAGTGGACGTTGATCAATGGGTGCGCCGCAGCCTGTTCGAAACCTGTCTGCCGCCGTTGGAAAACGCCACCCAGCCGCCAGCCTTCACGTTCTGA
- the lpxL gene encoding LpxL/LpxP family Kdo(2)-lipid IV(A) lauroyl/palmitoleoyl acyltransferase — protein MRLPPSHLRHPRHWPLWFLIAGLWVVAQLPYRAQMAIGRGLGLLAFYSIKSRRHVADRNLELCFPDLSAADRAALLRAHFASLGMGIIEVPMSWWAPARRLNGRLKLEGLEHLHAVQQQGQGAILLSGHFTSIDICGRLFAPHADVDILFRPQDNPVIEHYLGGHRKRRFRHAIERHDIRGMVRALRQGRAIWYAPDQNYRGNNSALVPFFGHLAPTHTGTARLARLSGAAVLPFYMERCLETGTYLIRIEPPLKDFPSQDPVADTDRQNRILEAQIRHCPAQYLWVHERFKKRPAPLPDVYARELPPA, from the coding sequence ATGCGCCTGCCCCCCAGCCATCTCCGCCATCCCCGTCACTGGCCGCTTTGGTTCCTCATAGCTGGATTATGGGTCGTGGCCCAGCTGCCATATCGGGCCCAGATGGCAATTGGAAGGGGGTTGGGTCTCTTGGCGTTCTACAGCATCAAAAGCCGCCGCCACGTAGCGGATCGCAATCTGGAATTATGCTTTCCCGATCTGAGTGCCGCCGACCGCGCCGCGTTGCTCCGCGCACATTTTGCTTCCCTGGGTATGGGGATCATCGAGGTTCCGATGTCCTGGTGGGCACCGGCCAGGCGGCTGAACGGTCGGCTCAAGCTGGAGGGGCTGGAGCATCTGCACGCAGTTCAGCAGCAGGGACAGGGCGCCATTCTCCTGAGCGGCCATTTCACGTCCATCGACATTTGCGGTCGACTGTTTGCACCCCATGCCGATGTCGACATCCTGTTTCGGCCGCAGGACAACCCGGTCATCGAACACTACCTGGGTGGACACCGGAAACGCCGCTTTCGACACGCGATCGAACGACACGATATTCGCGGCATGGTTCGTGCGCTTCGCCAAGGCCGCGCCATCTGGTATGCCCCGGATCAGAATTACCGCGGGAACAACAGTGCGCTCGTCCCTTTTTTCGGCCATCTCGCACCGACCCACACGGGCACCGCGCGCCTGGCGCGCCTGAGTGGCGCAGCTGTTTTGCCCTTTTATATGGAACGCTGCCTGGAAACAGGGACGTATCTCATCCGGATCGAACCCCCGCTCAAGGATTTTCCCAGCCAAGATCCCGTCGCCGACACTGACCGGCAAAACCGGATCCTCGAAGCACAGATCCGACATTGTCCAGCGCAGTATCTGTGGGTGCATGAACGCTTCAAGAAACGGCCCGCCCCCCTGCCGGACGTCTACGCCCGAGAACTCCCGCCTGCGTAG
- the thiC gene encoding phosphomethylpyrimidine synthase ThiC yields MSAIETELAQHIERLGEAGLTQPYPESRKIHVTGSRPDIRVGMREVMQSSTHTPDGLTENPPITIYDPSGPYTDPAATINLQAGLPGLRDAWIIERGDTENLEVMTSVYGQGRQQDPETARVRFPRMRLPRRARSGANVTQMHYARRGIITPEMEYVAIRENQRLDSLRETYHRAGLLRRHRGQGFGASLPDPVTPEFVRAEVAAGRAIIPANINHPETEPMIIGRNFLVKVNANIGNSAVTSSIAEEVEKLVWAIRWGGDTVMDLSTGKHIHETREWIIRNSPVPIGTVPIYQALEKVDGRAEDLNWEIFRDTLIEQAEQGVDYFTIHAGVRLGFIPLTADRVTGIVSRGGSIMAKWCLAHHRESFLYTHFEEICEIMKAYDVSFSLGDGLRPGSIADANDAAQFAELRTLGELTQVAWRHDVQVMIEGPGHVPMQLIKENMDKELAECFEAPFYTLGPLTTDIAPGYDHITSAIGAAQIAWYGTAMLCYVTPKEHLGLPDRDDVREGIVTYKIAAHAADLAKGHPAAQLRDNALSKARFEFRWQDQFNLGLDPEKAREFHDQTLPKEGHKTAHFCSMCGPKFCSMQITQEVRRYASSRGLNEHQALEQGMTEKALEFRRDAVKDHQPG; encoded by the coding sequence ATGAGTGCCATTGAAACGGAACTTGCCCAACACATCGAGCGCTTGGGTGAGGCGGGTTTGACCCAACCCTATCCCGAGTCGCGCAAGATTCATGTGACGGGTTCACGTCCAGACATCCGCGTCGGGATGCGTGAAGTGATGCAGTCCTCGACTCACACCCCCGACGGGCTCACCGAGAATCCGCCGATTACCATCTATGACCCCTCGGGTCCTTATACCGATCCCGCCGCGACGATCAATCTGCAGGCCGGTCTTCCGGGGCTGCGTGACGCATGGATCATCGAGCGCGGTGATACCGAAAACCTGGAAGTCATGACCTCGGTTTATGGTCAGGGTCGTCAGCAGGATCCGGAAACCGCGAGGGTGCGCTTTCCCCGGATGCGTCTGCCACGGCGCGCGCGCAGCGGTGCCAATGTCACCCAGATGCACTACGCCCGGCGCGGCATTATTACGCCCGAGATGGAATATGTCGCCATTCGGGAAAATCAGCGATTGGACAGTCTTCGGGAAACCTATCACCGGGCCGGCCTCCTGCGACGCCATCGCGGGCAGGGATTTGGCGCGTCTCTGCCCGACCCGGTGACACCGGAGTTCGTGCGCGCCGAGGTAGCGGCCGGCCGTGCCATCATTCCGGCCAACATCAACCATCCGGAAACTGAGCCGATGATCATTGGCCGGAATTTCCTGGTCAAGGTCAATGCCAACATCGGCAACTCCGCTGTGACCAGCTCGATCGCCGAGGAAGTCGAAAAACTGGTGTGGGCCATCCGCTGGGGCGGCGATACCGTCATGGATCTGTCGACGGGCAAGCATATTCACGAAACGCGCGAGTGGATCATCCGCAACTCGCCGGTCCCGATCGGTACGGTGCCGATCTATCAGGCGCTGGAAAAAGTCGATGGCCGGGCCGAAGATCTGAACTGGGAGATCTTTCGCGACACACTGATCGAGCAGGCCGAGCAGGGCGTGGATTATTTCACCATCCATGCCGGCGTCCGTCTGGGCTTCATTCCGCTGACGGCCGATCGGGTGACCGGTATCGTCAGTCGGGGTGGCTCCATCATGGCGAAGTGGTGTCTGGCCCATCATCGCGAGAGTTTCCTCTATACGCATTTCGAAGAAATCTGCGAGATTATGAAGGCTTACGACGTCAGCTTTTCACTGGGCGATGGGCTTCGCCCCGGGTCGATTGCCGATGCCAATGATGCCGCACAGTTCGCCGAGCTCAGGACGCTGGGAGAGTTGACCCAGGTCGCCTGGCGGCACGATGTCCAGGTGATGATCGAGGGGCCGGGACACGTGCCCATGCAGCTCATCAAGGAAAACATGGACAAGGAGCTGGCCGAATGCTTCGAAGCGCCATTCTATACGCTGGGCCCACTGACTACGGATATCGCGCCCGGCTACGATCACATCACCTCCGCCATCGGCGCAGCGCAGATCGCTTGGTACGGCACCGCCATGCTGTGTTACGTCACGCCCAAGGAACATCTGGGCCTGCCGGATCGCGACGATGTGCGCGAGGGCATCGTGACCTACAAGATTGCCGCACACGCGGCCGATCTGGCCAAAGGGCATCCGGCGGCGCAGCTGCGCGACAACGCGCTATCCAAGGCCCGTTTCGAGTTTCGCTGGCAGGATCAGTTCAATCTGGGTCTGGACCCTGAGAAGGCGCGCGAATTCCATGACCAAACCCTGCCGAAGGAGGGTCACAAGACGGCGCACTTCTGTTCCATGTGCGGACCGAAGTTCTGCTCGATGCAGATCACTCAGGAAGTGCGGCGGTATGCCAGCAGCAGGGGGCTGAACGAGCATCAAGCGCTGGAACAGGGGATGACGGAGAAAGCGTTGGAATTTCGTCGCGACGCAGTCAAGGATCACCAGCCCGGTTGA